A genomic window from Silene latifolia isolate original U9 population chromosome 11, ASM4854445v1, whole genome shotgun sequence includes:
- the LOC141613879 gene encoding uncharacterized protein LOC141613879, whose protein sequence is MVWLHLSGGDSYSSWKNICKVKESIKNDYVNAVWTDNAQGYSIRRGYDLLRTSQPAKNWASIVGNNWNIPKHSIITWITMNGGLNVKEKLFKFGCCIDDLCCLCNKATETSDHLFLYCEYSCRVRNAVECWTGRALPIVSVLLNGNRKTVQWKVLAVILNVVYYNIRMQRNNARVNELITRPEFVAKQIETEVKRRIKFKAWQNINHLAIGWMRNLEV, encoded by the coding sequence atggtatggttacatttatCAGGAGGTGATAGTTATTCGTCATGGAAAAATATATGCAAAGTGAAAGAATCAATAAAGAATGACTATGTTAATGCTGTATGGACTGATAATGCACAGGGATACTCTATCAGAAGAGGGTATGACTTGCTCAGGACATCTCAACCAGCCAAGAATTGGGCAAGCATAGTTGGGAATAATTGGAACATACCTAAGCACTCTATTATTACTTGGATTACTATGAACGGAGGGCTAAATGTCAAGGAAAAGCTTTTTAAATTTGGTTGTTGTATTGATGACTTATGTTGTCTGTGCAACAAGGCAACAGAAACCTCTGATCATCTGTTTCTCTATTGTGAGTATAGTTGCAGGGTCAGAAATGCAGTTGAATGCTGGACTGGCAGGGCTCTTCCTATTGTCAGTGTGCTGCTTAATGGAAATAGGAAGACTGTTCAGTGGAAAGTACTAGCTGTTATTCTGAATGTTGTGTACTACAACATTAGGATGCAAAGAAACAATGCTCGAGTTAATGAATTGATTACGAGGCCTGAATTTGTAGCAAAGCAAATTGAAACGGAGGTCAAGAGGAGGATCAAGTTCAAGGCTTGGCAGAATATTAATCATTTGGCAATAGGTTGGATGAGAAATTTAGAAGTGTAA